The following are encoded in a window of Hemitrygon akajei chromosome 24, sHemAka1.3, whole genome shotgun sequence genomic DNA:
- the LOC140715744 gene encoding C5a anaphylatoxin chemotactic receptor 1-like, translated as MSLSNGHNNLVELAATGSHNISKCISGVMEWSAHGSALKIVFALMILLGAPGNGAVIWVTGFNMERNVYTVCFLNLAVADLTYCLIFPTLLAYSCLSGHSSSNTFWRLLRWIFKFHMSTIALLLTLISIVRCLAITRPVWFQYHKGPVWVRAACFAAWSLAFFLCLPELLHLFTESYSMDEPWVALEVTGNILSFGPPLLIMAVCYLLIARKLKGKTFPKSRYLIHLIITMVSVFIVCWLPITVCDTLWKLSICIPLQSLYYTSSLGSLNCVFNPVIYVFSGRDFRQVFRRSLAATLRLVFTEEKMELGTNPLTPTVSAETRN; from the coding sequence ATGTCGCTCTCCAACGGTCACAACAATCTGGTTGAGCTCGCTGCCACTGGGAGCCACAACATCAGCAAATGCATCTCCGGGGTGATGGAGTGGTCAGCGCACGGGTCCGCGCTCAAGATTGTCTTTGCCCTCATGATCCTGCTGGGTGCCCCCGGCAACGGCGCTGTCATCTGGGTGACAGGCTTCAACATGGAGAGGAACGTGTACACGGTGTGTTTCCTCAACCTGGCGGTGGCGGACCTGACCTACTGCCTCATCTTCCCCACCCTGCTGGCCTACAGCTGCCTGTCCGGTCACTCCTCCAGTAACACATTCTGGAGATTGCTCCGATGGATCTTCAAATTCCACATGTCCACCATTGCTCTGTTGTTGACCCTGATCAGCATCGTGCGGTGCCTGGCCATCACTCGGCCCGTCTGGTTTCAGTACCACAAGGGCCCGGTTTGGGTGCGTGCGGCCTGCTTCGCGGCCTGGAGCCTGGCCTTCTTCctttgcctgcctgaactcttgCATCTCTTCACTGAGTCGTATTCGATGGACGAGCCCTGGGTTGCATTGGAGGTAACTGGGAACATCCTGTCCTTCGGCCCCCCCCTCCTGATCATGGCCGTGTGCTACCTTCTGATTGCCCGGAAGCTGAAGGGGAAAACGTTCCCCAAATCCAGGTACCTCATTCATCTTATCATTACAATGGTCTCTGTTTTTATTGTCTGCTGGCTCCCCATCACTGTTTGCGACACTCTCTGGAAATTATCAATATGCATTCCCCTGCAGTCTTTGTATTACACTTCCTCCTTGGGCTCCTTGAACTGCGTCTTCAACCCCGTCATCTACGTCTTCTCCGGCCGCGACTTCCGCCAGGTCTTCAGGCGTTCCCTGGCCGCCACTCTCCGCCTGGTCTTTACCGAGGAGAAGATGGAATTGGGGACTAATCCTCTCACCCCCACTGTTTCAGCAGAGACAAGAAACTGA